The Rhododendron vialii isolate Sample 1 chromosome 3a, ASM3025357v1 nucleotide sequence GTGTGTTGATTCATCTGTTTATACATGCGAAAACTAACCTGAGACTGATGATATGAAAACCGGTATAACCTGAGAAGTCAGGTATCAATCTTCTCATGAATTTTGTGGTATGGAGACTGATAATCCATGGGCTAATGCTAAATGTAACAATATGGATCTATTACCGGTGCTAACTTTTTGCATCCCTGCATTTAGATGATTATACTTGAAAGAGATGTAAAGGCATGACAGCAGGAGTTGTATAGTCTCATGTAATTAATTTTCtccaaaaatttgttttagtaaagTAGCAGTGATGCATCAAAAAACAACCTTTGCATGGGGCTATTATCTTGAGATTCTGGATTTATAACCATGGTAAGGGGTCCTAGCATCAAAAAACTTGCAGCAGCTTCGCATCTAAGTGCATCTTCAATAGGCTAGTTAAAAATATGTGCTGAAGTGTGCGAATAAGCAGCATTAGAGTCTAATTTTGttagttaaaacttaaaagtgtTACTTTATAGTGATCACAATATTTGTTTGTTAACTTTGGATGTCAAGCTAGTCTTTATTTATCGTTTAATATATAGTGTTGCTTAACAGATACGAATGCTTTGCGTTCAAAGTAAGGCAAAAGTATAGCAAAGTTGACTGCCTCACCCCAATGGGTTGGGCTGTTGAATGCGGGAGTTATACAAATTTCCCTTGATGTCTATGTCTTCTACAATATCAAATACATTTTGCCATGTTATATTGCCCAAGTTTAATGCTATTTCCGGTAAGACTGGATTTTTTTGGAGTTATAGACCAACTTTATGATATCATTATCATCATCCCaaatattgtgaaaaaaatggTAGTTTTGGGATTATTTAAATGTTAGTAGGATTTAAACATAACCTCAAATTGTGACCGGAATGAAAACATAACCTATACTAGGGTGGAGGACTAATATTTAAGTActccttttttaattttgggtaATTTTTGTTTCTGTCATGACATGTGTTTACTTAAACGTGTCATATATCTTGATACTAACTTGACCTATGTAAAATCTTGTCGTGTTCAAGTTGACACCGTAACCCTTTTAGTCAAATTGCCGGAAAGTATGCAGTTAAATTATTCACGTAGCAATGGTACACATGAAGAACATGTTTAAtccacaaaaaggaaaaaaattaaagacattttcaattcctcttatatCTCACTAGAAGATTAGGAGTTCGAATCTCTTCACCTATGTATTGGTGTTCTTCCTTTAAAGGGgctctttatttgtttttactcTATAATGGACTTGTGCTTCATATATGATGAAATGATTTCTTCTATTAattaacaatatatatatatatatatacctaaaatcataaaaataaccAAACATGTCTTGATTGAATAAATTCCAATCAGCAAAGAGCGTAACAAACTCAAATTGATCTTCAAAGAAGAGCAAGTACAAAGCTAAGGGTTGCATACTCAGATAATATCGTGTCACATTTAATGTGTATTTTTGAATGAACGagacacaaaaaataaatagtaatcAATGTCAATCTCAAAGTTAGGCAAATTTAACTAGTATTCGTCTCGTTTAATTAGTTGACTCGTATCATTTCACATTCATATATTACAAAATAATTGACCCAAACTCTCTATCTCTTTGTGTACAATTCGAGTTAGTGTGTATAATGTCCGTCGTAGTGAAATTAACGTAAATCACATTCAATTAAGCACAAAGGAGCACCGATACTCTCTCGGTCCAGTCCGGTTCGGATTGGAAAACGCTGGAGTGCATTCCATGTAAAGCGGCATCGTAATcgtttaaaagtgtttttaacGGTTTAAATTAAAAAGGAGTTTATAAatgcaactgcgaatttactgcaTACAACGTCTACTAAATGAAACATCCAAATTTTATAACAATTTATTACATACAACCTCAAAAGTACCCATGATCTTCCCAAATTACCCTTCCCTGCCCCAAAcctaattttttcccaaaaaattgaacttcAACCATTCCCCCTGCCCCCTCcgacccttctctctctcccattgtcaatttcttcatctttttctcttcctcaaaccaccaccaccacaccaccagcACGAGTACCGTCCACCATCACACTACCAGCACAAGTAGCGTCCACCACCACGCCACACCACCACCAGCCTATTGAACATGTTCCTTCTCGTGTGTTAGTGCTAGAAGAGTTTGGAAATTAGTGAAGCAATGTAGGCTGTGCAATGGAAATGGAAGTTTGGAAGAGGTAGCCATGGATGTTGTAGTTTCGGAGCTGAAATCACAGCAAGAGTTAACTCATCACTCCTTTATTTTTAACCTGGTTCTGTTCCGACATTGTCAGattctaaaacttgaaattatgccaaaatttcaaactctagagtttaaAAATTGATgacaatatcatattctaaaactcgGAATTCTGCCAAAATTTCAATCTCTAGAGTTCAAAAATTGTAGACAATAATCACTCCTCCATTTTTAACCGGGTTTTGGCCCAACATTGTCAGattctaaaacttgaaattatgccaaaattccaaactctagagtttgaaaattgacgacaatatcataaatttttagaaaatatcatattttaaACATGTCCCGACGGTATATTTTTCGGATTCTACAATTTGATATTCACTATAAATTTTCGGATTCTAGAATatgatattttctaaaaatttcagattctagagtttgaaatttttgattaTAATCAAGCTCTAGAATCTGATAATGTCGAGATAGAGAAACATAAATTGGAGGAGCTTTGCTTTTGCTGCGATTTTGGCTCCAAAGCTACAACATCCATGGCTACCTTTTCTTTCTCAACTACCATGTTGGTTGCAAATGAATCTAATCCCCAAAGACCAAGTTCGAAATGCATATTGCTTTTATTTGTTGGGCCAAATACTTATTCTCTAGCAAGGAGGGAGAGGAAGAAATTGAGATTTGCATTGAGAGTTGGGAGGTGAGATTTAGAAGGTGGAAGGTGGGCTAGGTCAATGGTGGGAGCTCCTAGTTTTCCAAAGTTTCAGCTATGGTGGAAGGGAGGAATGCAGAAAGATAATGGATGGAATAGGAGTGAGGAGTGGGTTGTATTGTAATGGTGTGGTTGTATGAATGTGGTTATATGTACTACatttaagggcatttttgtccaaaaatttCTTACTTAAAAAACGGATCGTATGCAGTAAATTCGCAATTGCATTTATAAACTCccaattaaaaacaaactcttcaCTGACCACTGTTcagaatttatttttaatctaaaCCGTTAGTTGATAGAGATTGACAGTTATGCGCTGCCTTATACGCGCACTACACATGGGTGCACTATAGCATCTCCGGATCTGGTCCATGGTATCGCACCGAGTCCCGCGTCGTAGCAGATCAAACTCTTCGCTGACAATGTTGTCAACCGCCTGTGATCTATAGTCCGTAAACCCCGATCCCCCCCACCAGTCCCAAATTCAGGACCAAAATCAGATCTGCAGCGTTCATAATCCAACTACGATCACCATTCGCTCTCTAGCCGTCATGAGTTCTCCGGCGATTTCAGGAGTATGTTGCGCTTTCTCTCTGATATACCAGTACATGTGTATATGGAGATGGATATTTAACCTGTGTGCAATTCTCAATTGGTTGAAGAACCAGTAGATCCGGAAATTCTcgtagtttctctctctaggatcgCTGAAGACATATACAGTTTTTTTCCTCccagtttttattttaataacaGTTGGTTAAACTGAGAagtcaaaagtatttttaactCTTCAATACCGTTAACTTTCTTACTACTTCGCATTGTTTGCTCGCCTTCTGTGTCAATGTATGTGAATATATGATATTAAACACGCGTTTGAATCGACAGGGAACAAGCTTATTCACTGGATTTACTAGGCTGTGCAAAGGCCTAGCTGTAGTACTTGTTGGTGGACACATTATCCTTCAGATCCTCCCCTCTTCTGTCGATTATCTTGCCCTCATTCCAGCCAGGTGATTCTCTTCTTAAGTTACTTATCATCTACAGTTGCGGTTGGGAAAACAGCACAATTGGAAATGAGTATAGCAATTGTGTATGTACTAGACACCTGGGGGCACGGATGGGTGTGCAAATCGTATTATACAAAAGAGCGAATGAGGGAAATCTTCGTTGAGATTAATATCTGTTGAAATATGGTTTGTGAAAGTAGAAAAGCCCTTCTTGGCAGTTTTTTAGGCAGCCAAAGGGGTAGTGTAGCAAAATAAAAATGTGAGCTGGCTCAAATTCAAGTTCACACCATAAAGGGGTGTTCCCTTTAAAATGCTAATAGATATGATATGGATGAATTGATTTTGATAGTTGGAATTGATTTGATATTGTGGGAATGTCTTTTCTATTGCAAGGGATAAGAACAATGGTCGTGTTAGTCGACATTCGAGCCATTTTGTAGTGATTTGTGCTCTTTGACTAACGACCTTTCTAGTGTGTAATAACAAGTGGATTATGTTTGTTCTTCTGTTCAGATGGAAGAATTACTAATATGAAGAAGCATGTTTCTAGATTGATCTACCCTGAATAATGGGGATGTTGTAGATAATCTTGTAACTTACCAAGGTGGTGACGTTCCGATCAACACTCTGCGGACCTCAAAAGCATTCTTCTAAACTGATAGTGCGCTCTTTGATTGGAACATCACCAACTCGAGTAGTAAATAGAACCCAagtaaaaaacaacaaaaatgaaagttAGACAAATTCGTGGCGTATCTGTTTGcatgtatacatacatacatggtACTCTTTGGTCATCTAGTTCGAAAATTCTTGGGAAAATGGTTTGGAAGAACCATGCACTGATCGCCAAGCTTCCCAAACCTTGGTTTATCCATGGCTACTCCCTCCCTCGCTAAGGCGACGTTGGctctctttatctcttttttAGCGTCGCTCTCTTTCTCTCGTATCCCCAGATTCCCTACCTCTCTCTATGGTTGAGGCGGTGTGTGAATTAGAAAGGGGGCTCATTTATAAAAAGGATATGGATTCTCTACATTGCACCGTGTGTACTACTCGGTACATTCGGCTCATTTTTTAGACAACTTTTGGGTCCATACTCCATATACAGAGCTtgtgaaagtaaaaaattcataTGGATCAcatttaacttaaaaaaaaggTCTTACCACATTGGATtccaacccaaattttttttttttacaaggcaAATGTGTTCATATCAAGTATTGATCGGTGTCCAATTAATGTGATTTTTACATGGTTGATCGTGCTCAACCTTGCCCTGGgggtattgaataatttcttgTTAACTATTCTGTAAAGAGCAATGCTGGACCTTCAACTCAAATTTCCAGGAACCTCCATTTTTTGATCAGGAACCTCCAAATTTACTTTACAAAATATTGATGTTCATTGATTTTTGGTTCATAGATATAAACAAAATTTTAGTGTGCAAAACGAAAACTTAAGAATAATGCAAGAACATCGATATGGCAGTCCACTTTGTGAACTTCATGGGTATAGTCAGCCCATTTTCAACCTATTTCTGGGCCCATCTAGATCTCACCGAGTAGTAAACGAGAAACTATTCAATACCCTTGGAGCATGGTTGAGCACGAATCTGGTGTTGTCCGGATTCGTGCTCAACCGTGCCCCAGGAGCATTAATATGTTCTCTAAATCAACCAAGTAAAAAAGTATATTACTTGGACACCAATCAATACTTGATATGAACACATTTAACTTgtaaaaaattggaaatttgtGTTGGAATCCACCGATCAATACTTGATATGAACAcatttaacttataaaaaattgaaaatttgtgttGGAATCTAGTGTGGTAAGgcctttttttaataattgtGTTCCGTATGAATTTTTTACTTTGACAAGCCTCATACAAAGCTCTGTATGAGGCGTTATGGACCCAaaagtttttccaaaaaatgagCCGAATGTACCAAGTAGTCCACACGGTGCAATGTAGAGAATCCGTATTCTTTTTATAAATGGGTCCCCTTTATTATTCACCCACGGGctcggccatagagagaggtaAGGAGCCTAGGGATATGAGAGAAAGCGAGTGATGCTAGAGCCAACGCCACCTAAGCGAGAATGGAGTAGTCATGGATAGACCAAGGTTTGGGAAGCTTGGCGATTGGTGCATGGTTCTCCCAAACCATTTTCCCATGGATTTTTTGAGCCAGATGGCCAAAAAGTACCATTTATGTATGTATACATGCAAACACATACGCcatgaatttttctttcttttttgttgtttttttactTAGGTTCTATTACTACTCGAGGTGGTGACGTTCCGATCATCACTATCGATGGATGTGCAAATCGTATTATGCAAAAGAGGGAATGAGGAAAATCTTCATTGATATCAATATCTGGTGGAATCTGGTTTGTGGGAGTAGAAAAGAGGGGTGAAGAAACCAGATTTTTTGGTCCTTCTTGGCAGTTTTTTTTAGGAAGTGCGTAGGAAATAATAATGTGGGCCAGCCTCAAATTCACGTTGGGTGTTCCCTTTATAATGCTGATAGATAATAGATGTGATAGGTAGATTTTGGTAGTATTGGAATTGCTTTGATAGTGTGGGAATGCCATTTCAATTGCCAGGGATAAGAACAATGGCCGTGTTAGTTGACATTCGACTATTCGAGGCATTTAGAAGTGATTTGTGCTCTTTGACTCACGACCTTTCTAGTGTGCAATAACGAGTGGATTATGTTTGTTCTTCTGTTCAGATGGAAGAATTATTGATCTGAAGAAGCATGTTTCTAGATTGATCTACCCTAAATAATGGGGATGTTGTAGATAATCTTGTAACTTACCATGTCGAGGTTTGTCTTTGTCCAATAATGGCTAACGTTGAAGGAGGCTTAGATTATAACCAGGTATAACCCTTTAGgatctgctttttttttttccccctataaATTTGGGGCTGGCTGTTAGACAATTTAAAAAGGTATTATTGGCTCTtgtaaattgtttttttgaagATAATCACTTGGCATTTGGCATCGAGGGCAACTGCTTTTTATGGCTACATGAACCTTTCGATCTTATTACAATAATTTGTTTGTTGCAAATATACATATGTCAAGTCGTGACTTCTCTGAAAATGGAATGCTGAGAACCCTTGGTGTGAGGTGCCCAACTCTACCCAGTTTGCTAGAGAGGTGCTTGTTTGGGCACTCTGAATGAGCTAAACTTTGTCATCTTTGTGGACTCATTTGCATGGCGAAGTTCAGTGTGAATGGTGGTGGTCCAACTGATATAGAAAGTGTGTCAAGTCATTTTGGTTAGCAACTTAAACATTGCGTTTACTGGCTACTGAAACAGTGGAGATCGACTTCTTTGTGCCCACTTGGGGGTGGAATGAATAGGAAACATTCTGCAGAAAGATTACCGAATTAAAATTGTCAGTTAATTGTGCTATTCTGAAGGATATACTACGACTTAGATACTTAATTTTTAGTTTCTCCATTACTGGAAACTAAATATTTCTAGCTCCAATGTATTGAAGCTGACTGAAGAGACATTGATTTTGTGTGCTGGAACTTAGTGtcaggatccttctaaaatgggtgcaCTCCCAATATGggagcttgacgggagctcGCTCCCCTCTAACTAAGATGGGAATATCGGGCCGTTAAGGTAGTTATTCTCTAACTTTTAAgggagttatgccattgtggatatAAGAATATGAAAATTATCTCactcaagaagttttgcaaagtGAAAAAACTTCCAATAATTACCTTTTAAGATCGGGAAAATTCTTAATAAGTATCACTTTTCCTgcaatggttaagtatttaaagatgTTTATATACGTACTTCTTTATAATCTGTATTAATACACTCTATAGGCactcccaaccttaggagcttctaggtgcctcTGCTCCCCACACCAGCTCCCGCTCTTGCACCCGGTTTGTGCTACTAAGTGCTGGAATACTCCCTTTGCTGACCACTAAAGATTATTCTTCATCCTTATTTGCAGGACAATTCCCTTTGCTTGGAACCTGATTACTGCGGGTTACGTTGAACAATCGGTGCATCAGGTATGCATTTTGTTTGGCATAGAAATGCTAATGCAACTGCCTATCAAATTTTCATCTGTTCCTTTTTCCTCGAGAACAGCATTGTTGCTTTTGATATTTTCCCTGGAGAAGTTTTGATAGTCTTTTGGTCTCTAGGTGATCATCAGCGCAATTGGTCTCCTTTTTATTGGGAAGCTGCTCGAACCCATTTGGGGTTCTAGGGAGTTCTTGAAGTTCATCTTTGTTGTTAACTTCTTGACGTCTCTCTGTGTTTTTGTTACGGCTATTTCCTTGTACTACATAACAATGCAGGAAAACTACCTGTAAGTATTATGTTATCCTTATGACTTATGTTTTTTCCCGCAAAGTGTACCTACATTTGCATGATATGATACTTACCAATAGTACAACTCACTGTACATTCGCACAATTGGTTATTAGTTTCCCCCTTTTTTGAAAGGCGTCATAGGCATTGGGGCTTTCTtattttgcaacttttgtgtaTGTATCCATATCAGATCGATTCTTAGTTTCTTACTGTACATTGTTGGGTAGTTACATGCCTATTTCCGGCTTCCATGGGGTCCTATCTGGATTTTTAGTCGGCATTAAGCAAATCATACCTGATCAAGAGCTGTCTTTGTTGAAAATAAAAGCGAAGGTATGCATTTCGTTAATTTAGTTACTGGGTTAGTTTGCACTTTCagaaacattttatatcaaaaGCGGTGAGAAATATCCCTCAACACTTTCTCTGTGGCATTGTCTTTGGCTATATGCAGTGGCTGCCTTCTCTATCAGTCTTGTTGTCCATTGTTGTAAGCTTCTTTACAGAAGAGCCAGCAAAATACCTTCCAACGTTGATATTTGGTACATATATGAGCTGGATTTATCTTAGATATCTGcagaagaatccagaaacaaaaCATAGGGGTGATCCAAGCGATGAATTTGCATTTTCCACATTCTTCCCTGAATTCCTAAGGTAATTCAGCGTCTTCTTTAGTACTTTTTTGGGAAATAATACTTTGATGTGCTGTCCTGTTACTTTAATATTTCTGTGTGATGGATTACATGCAGACCAGTAATCGATCCTATTGCTTCAATATTTCATCGGATGCTATGTGGAAGAACTGCAACTTCGGATGAGGCAAGGGGTTATACCTTGGGTGGTGCCCCATTGCCAGGTTCTCACCCCGTCGAGGCTTCTAGGAGGAGGTAATGTTCCCTGTTCTCATGCTGCGACGATAAACAATTGCTTGTAGGAACATATcagaaaatgagaataatagtTGCATGTGTATGTAGTGCAGATTGTCAATTCTGCTCTGAAGTACTTGCTGACAACTGTTGATTTGATAAATATTATAGCTCAAATGACTCTTTTCCATGAGGAAAGCGTTAATGAGTTTAACAATGGTGTGCATCCAACCAATATTTGTCAATTTACATTGCCTGTGaggaagaaaaagggaaaattatagGCTCCGTTTGTGtcaacataaaatattttcctgtaaaattttaccattttttggCATTTGGTTGGACAAAGTAggagtaaaatgttttccttgtAAAAGATTTTCTTGAAATGGAGGTAAAATAATATTCCTCGAAACATCCGTAAGTTGTTTTCCGGTTCAATTCCCCGTCCCTCGTGCAAGCCAGCACTACCTTATCCCTTGGTCGGCAACAAAAATCAGCCCAAAATCTCTCATTCGTTCCCCACTTTTCCCCCAATTCTCTCTCGCCAATCCCTCTCCCTAGCACCTTAGGATTGAAAATCTGACGCACAAGAGAAAAGAgacaaaaagagagaatttgAAGTTTAATTTACTCCATTGTTTTTTCATgtgtcaaccaaacaccaaaaaataaaagtttgaagtttgttttttgaaaaagtattttacattGTATAACATTTTAACAAACGGAGCCATAATGTAAAATGATTTAGGGTTTATGCCCTTGTGTtgaatacattttttttctggAACCTTGTctgttggttttgtttttcttgatcAAAAGTAGGTACATCTCTATCTCATTCGCTTATGGTTCTAATGGCAAAACTCTCCTTATTCACGAAAATAGTCGTGTACAACTTGACaacattagatttttttttttttgatcagcgaCAACATTAGATTTAGGAAAATCCAATCACTACAGTACATCCAATTGCAAGAGATGGTTTTATGGTACCATCTTGGAGCCATCAGCAAGAGTGATGATCATTGCATCGTACGTTGATTGGAGTTTATAGCTCGAGCACATTCTAATGCTCTGCCAAATACTTGTCCTTTATTTTGTGCATGTACATAAACAATCCTTTTCAGTAATTGTTTATGAATTACCAAAAATCGactgcaattttttattttcatacgGGAAAAGGTGGCGTGCCCGTAGCACTTCTTATTCTCCATTATCATTTTAGCAAATTagtattttgtcaataaccattCAGGAGGGATATGAAGGTCCCTTTAATAAGTCATTATAAGATTCCAGGCAACTTATTTTATGACGAGCAATGTTAAATTGCATAAACTGCgaatttctttgtttcttttccctgAGCCAAAAAGAAGAGCTTACAAAGACAGTCTCATACGGTACTGTCATGAAATTAAAAGTATTAGTATAACAACATTTGAAGAGCATCTTGAATGGTATTCCTGTAGTCAGGAATTGTTCAAGGTCGGGGGATATGTGAAAACTGCTTCCTCACTTGTTACTTAAACTGCAGGGAAAGGGGTGCTCGGGCACTGGAAGAAAGATTAGCTGCTGACTTGTTGGCTACTGGAGGGAAggaagaagaattgaaaaaagatGCTGTAGAGAATGTATGATCTACTGATAATCTTTTAAATCCAGATATTCGTCGGAAATGTCTCATACATGTAGCTAGAGACTTTGTGCACTGTATGGTGTTGAATCGCTTTCTGGGTCCTGGAGGACAGTTTTGTCTTGTGGTTTGCCTTGCGGTTATTTGGACTGTGATTCATCTATGCCATGGTTCAGCATATAAAAGAGTTCAGCAGAAAGTGTTCATTGATGTTATTTCACTTTTATTGTAACAAGCTCTTTTTTTTATGCGAAAATATACAAGTTTACAAGGGGCATGGCCCACCAAACACAAGAAA carries:
- the LOC131318751 gene encoding rhomboid-like protein 19, yielding MSSPAISGGTSLFTGFTRLCKGLAVVLVGGHIILQILPSSVDYLALIPARTIPFAWNLITAGYVEQSVHQVIISAIGLLFIGKLLEPIWGSREFLKFIFVVNFLTSLCVFVTAISLYYITMQENYLYMPISGFHGVLSGFLVGIKQIIPDQELSLLKIKAKWLPSLSVLLSIVVSFFTEEPAKYLPTLIFGTYMSWIYLRYLQKNPETKHRGDPSDEFAFSTFFPEFLRPVIDPIASIFHRMLCGRTATSDEARGYTLGGAPLPGSHPVEASRRRERGARALEERLAADLLATGGKEEELKKDAVENV